TTGCATTTAGTACACAGGTAGGGTCGCTCTCTACTCTGCTTTCTCCTGTGTCTGCCGAGCTCATCTGAACGGGGGAGTTTCCACGTGCATCCCTTCACATTGCATTCGTAGGGCTTCTCCCCTAgaccagagggagaaagagactTGTCATGCTTCAAGGTAGCAGGGGACACGGAAGTTGAAAGtgaatggagaagaaaaaggTTTGGGGCATGTTGGTACTGCAGGAGAGCAAGAAAAAGGGGACTGGAGGAAGTGAGTAAATGAGGAAGACAACGAGGGCAGCATGAGCTGGAAGGATGAGAGGAAAACtatgaaggagggaaagaaaaaggagaaaacaggagATGCAGGGGTCAGCAGGAAAGTCAGTGGGGGAATAGGAGGTTGAGAGAGGGGCAGTCTTGGACCAAGTCAAGACCATTCctaagaggtaaaaaaaaaaaaagcccacttaATCCCACCATTCCAGCACAGTCAACACTGCAGCTGGGTTGGTTCTGTCTCTGAACTGGGGTCTGTCTGTCCCTAGGACTGTTGTATCCCCCCCTTTCAAATTGGCCACTTTTCtggggtcttttggggttccagGCTTGGAGGTGTCAACAATCTCATATGACCCTAAAGGTTTGTAAAGGCACAGATCTTTAGTCACTTGCCTGTCATCTCTATCCCTCTGCCCTCACTCACCAGTGTGTCTGCGTTCGTGGATTCGGAGTTGGGAAGGCTTTGCATATGATTTCCCACAGTCCTGGTATGCACAAGTGTAGGCCTTCGAAGTGCCAGGTTTCTTTTGGAACTGACATCTCTGGGTTTTGAGATCACTCTTCTGCTTTTCCATGGATTGCCATTGGATCAAAGGGCAACTTGGAAAGTACGGGACTCCTGAGCACGGCAACAATGGTGATTGATCTGGCAATATATGGCCTCCATAGAGAGTGTGGCCATCAGAGAAGGTCATCATACAATCCCCCTTAAAGGTCATCTGACCCCCACAGAGGGTCTGGTCCCCACTGAAGGTCATCTGGCCTCCATGGGACATCTGGTCACCACAGGTGGGCTCCATCCAGCCTCTATAAAGGGTCTTACCATCACTGGGGGCCCTCACCTGGCCCCCAAAGATGGTCTGGTCATACTGGAGGCCTTCACCTGGCCTCCATAGAGGGCCTGGTCATAATTAGGGGTCTTCATCTGGCCCCCACTGAAGGTTATTTGGCCTCCATGGGGATTCTGGTCATCACTGGGAGTCTTCATCTGGCCTCAGTAGGGGGTCTGGTCCCCACTGAAGGTCATCTGGCCTCCATGGGACATCTGGTCACCACAGGTGGGATCCATCCAGCCTCCATAAAGGGTCTTATCATCACTGGGGGCCCTCACCTGGCCCCCAAAGAGGGTCTGGTCATCACTGGAGGCCTTCACCTGGCCTCCATAGAGGGCCTGGTCATAATTAGGGGTCTTCATCTGGCCCCCACTGAAGGTTATTTGGCCTCCATGGGGGTTCTCGTCATCACTGGGAGTCTTCATCTGGCCTCAGTAGGGGGTCTGGTCCCCACTGAAGACCATCTGGCTTCCATGGGGATTCTGGTTAGCACTGGGGGCCTTCATCTGGCCCCCATAGAGAGTCTGATCACCACTGAAGGTCATCTGGCTTCCATAGAGGATCTTGTCATCACATAGGATCTTCAACGGGGAGTTTCCACGTGCATCCCTTCCTCCACTAGCCCCAGTAGTGGGTCTAGTCCCCACCGAAGGTCATCTGACCTCCACTGTGGGTCTGGTTATCACTGAGGATCTCCACTGCTCTTTACACGGGGTTGTCATCTGGCTCCCATCTAGGGTTTGGTTACCACTGAAAGTCACTGTATGGCCCTTGGTGAGGGTCTGGTCACCACTGAATGTCTTCATGTGGACCCCTTTAAGAGTTATTATCTGGCCTCCATAGAGGGTCTGGTCATCGCTGAGGGTCTTCATCTGGCTGCTTTCATTGGGGATTGTCATCTTGTCTGCAGTGGTGGTTATCTTTTGGCAATCAGTGAACAGTGCCTTTGGGTTGTCATTGCCATCTGTCATCAGGGATGTTTCTGCTGATTTTCTCTGTTCAAAGGAGGTCATCTTTTGGTCcacagaaaaaaatctaaagagTCCAGGGGGAATGTCAAGGCTTTAACAGAGGGTACTGTTTGGTTCTGGACAAGGACTGTCTCAGGGATGCTAGGACATGCTGAAGCCATCACTGTGGGCCTCGGGAGTCACCACCTCGTTCTGGGGTGACTCATGTTGTCCATCCTCATCATGGACAGTCAGAGGCATATAGAGCTGTGGCTCTGGGACAGCTGGGGTTCTTGTCTTAAATGTCTCAGAGAGGTCCTGAAGAAGCTCTTCAATTTCCTCTACTGTCTGAAGGAAAGAATCCATGTAGAATTAAATGTCTTTATGTTGCCTGATAACTGAATTAAATCTTCAGTTGTGGGATCCTACAAAAAAGAAGTTCAACTACTCAGCTCAAATCCCAATTCCACACACCCTTCCTTTCCATCCCTGATGACCCTCTCCTAGTCTAGCccaccatcatctcttgcctgaAATCTCATGCAATTGCCTCTTAATTGGCCCCCCAGGGTCTGGAATTGGCTCCATCCAGTGCCCCTCACACCAATACACAATCagagtaacattttaaaaatgcagttcttATCTACTCCTACCTACCAGTGG
The sequence above is a segment of the Manis pentadactyla isolate mManPen7 chromosome 4, mManPen7.hap1, whole genome shotgun sequence genome. Coding sequences within it:
- the KLF18 gene encoding LOW QUALITY PROTEIN: Kruppel-like factor 18 (The sequence of the model RefSeq protein was modified relative to this genomic sequence to represent the inferred CDS: inserted 2 bases in 1 codon; deleted 2 bases in 1 codon; substituted 1 base at 1 genomic stop codon); its protein translation is MDSFLQTVEEIEELLQDLSETFKTRTPAVPEPQLYMPLTVHDEDGQHESPQNEVVTPXRPTVMASACPSIPETVLVQNQTVPSVKALTFPGLFRFFSVDQKMTSFEQRKSAETSLMTDGNDNPKALFTDCQKITTTADKMTIPNESSQMKTLSDDQTLYGGQIITLKGVHMKTFSGDQTLTKGHTVTFSGNQTLDGSQMTTPCKEQWRSSVITRPTVETGASGGRDARGNSPLKILCDDKILYGSQMTFSGDQTLYGGQMKAPSANQNPHGSQMVFSGDQTPYXGQMKTPSDDENPHGGQITFSGGQMKTPNYDQALYGGQVKASSDDQTLFGGQVRAPSDDKTLYGGWMDPTCGDQMSHGGQMTFSGDQTPCEGLQYDQTIFGGQVRAPSDGKTLYRGWMEPTCGDQMSHGGQMTFSGDQTLCGGQMTFKGDCMMTFSDGHTLYGGHILPDQSPLLPCSGVPYFPSCPLIQWQSMEKQKSDLKTQRCQFQKKPGTSKAYTCAYQDCGKSYAKPSQLRIHERRHTGEKPYECNVKGCTWKLPRSDELGRHRRKQSRERPYLCTKCNRNFAQSDHLKQHQRIHK